A window of the Henckelia pumila isolate YLH828 chromosome 3, ASM3356847v2, whole genome shotgun sequence genome harbors these coding sequences:
- the LOC140886570 gene encoding uncharacterized protein: MSRVYDNWERLVEATLREDHLRQLALCSSFSSSCCSSSDHSRSLEIYPHPAVADVPGRLVEQLLEKPITFPHKLEKAISLADQVIRAADFAILFKRECGELKSKTEILAYLLRLQARARKHYFARRIINYTEQVLDEALALLLKCSANVLKRAFTVIPGAAFTKMSSQLQSSIVDVGWLLKISAGYGGHLGLPPFASNDPIICLILEQIAILSMGSMEDRSNASGFLVTLFRENDRFGKLFIEDGGVLPLSKLMKVGELEGRENAARAIGLLGNDPENIKKMMQTNVCSVFVEMLKRGPMKVQALVAWAVSEFSANYPNCQEFFARLGIIPLLISHLAFRIKYHDAIDPVLLMSNTAANDVEIRNDEDVASYVSSPLRTEQPNLEPDVVKGARALKGNNGLIQNKVGESNGDNDAKVNPVHILLSGDKAQEVEDPVTEAYTKTMALRALRYLAKGNYSICRSISKSRTLRIFAVLLKNGPEEVRHNLAIVLMEITVVAEGDAELKSAFNPNSPACKALFDQLFTVINTPESKLLIPCIKIIGNLAQNLCAEGTRMIGPLVDLLDRGEAEVDSEACATLAKFICPENQLHQHYSKLIISAGGVQHLVQLVYFGDQKVVERRALTVLCHIALHVPDSKDIAEVNLLAVLKWAASNVRLLQDECSLLVEAERQLLLYQSSRHH, encoded by the exons ATGTCGAGGGTGTACGATAACTGGGAGAGGCTCGTGGAAGCCACGCTCAGAGAAGATCATCTTCGTCAACTTGCCCTTTGTTCCAGCTTCAGCAGCAGCTGCTGCTCCTCCTCCGATCATTCCCGGAGTCTCGAGATTTATCCTCACCCTGCTGTAGCAGATGTGCCTG GGCGATTGGTGGAGCAATTGTTAGAGAAGCCAATCACGTTTCCGCACAAATTGGAGAAAGCTATCTCCTTGGCGGATCAGGTGATACGCGCGGCGGATTTTGCCATCCTTTTCAAGCGAGAATGCGGGGAGCTTAAATCCAAGACTGAGATACTCGCCTACCTTCTGCGCCTGCAGGCACGTGCCCGCAAGCATTACTTTGCTCGCCGCATCATTAACTACACGGAGCAAGTCCTGGATGAAGCACTGGCTTTGCTGCTCAAGTGTTCTGCCAATGTCCTCAAGCGCGCCTTCACTGTTATACCAGGTGCCGCCTTCACCAAAATGTCTTCTCAACTGCAATCATCTATCGTCGATGTCGGTTGGCTCCTAAAAATTTCTGCTGGCTATGGGGGCCACCTTGGATTACCTCCATTCGCCAGCAATGACCCGATCATCTGCCTTATATTGGAGCAGATCGCCATCTTGTCCATGGGTTCGATGGAGGATCGATCCAATGCGTCTGGGTTTCTTGTTACTTTATTTCGCGAAAATGATAGGTTTGGAAAGTTGTTTATTGAGGACGGTGGAGTTTTACCCTTGTCGAAATTGATGAAGGTAGGTGAATTAGAAGGGCGGGAGAATGCCGCGAGGGCGATTGGGTTGCTTGGTAATGACCCtgaaaatatcaagaaaatgATGCAGACTAACGTTTGCTCAGTGTTTGTAGAAATGCTCAAAAGAGGCCCGATGAAAGTTCAGGCTTTAGTTGCTTGGGCTGTGTCGGAATTTTCCGCCAATTACCCCAACTGCCAAGAATTTTTTGCTCGGCTTGGCATTATTCCGTTGCTCATTAGCCATCTCGCCTTCAGAATCAAGTACCACGATGCCATCGATCCCGTTTTATTGATGAGCAATACTGCAGCAAATGATGTTGAGATTCGCAATGATGAGGATGTTGCAAGCTATGTCTCCAGTCCATTGCGGACTGAGCAGCCTAATCTGGAGCCAGATGTGGTTAAGGGTGCCAGGGCCTTGAAGGGTAACAATGGTTTGATTCAGAACAAAGTTGGCGAGAGCAATGGCGACAATGATGCCAAGGTAAATCCAGTGCATATTTTGCTATCTGGAGATAAGGCTCAAGAAGTGGAGGACCCTGTGACTGAAGCATATACAAAGACGATGGCTTTAAGAGCCCTTCGTTACCTTGCTAAAGGGAATTATTCCATTTGCCGAAGCATATCAAAGTCAAGAACTTTACGAATCTTTGCTGTTCTTTTGAAGAACGGACCTGAAGAAGTTCGGCACAATTTGGCTATTGTATTGATGGAGATCACCGTGGTTGCAGAGGGTGATGCAGAGTTAAAATCGGCATTCAACCCCAACTCTCCTGCCTGCAAAGCACTTTTTGATCAGCTCTTTACAGTCATTAACACACCCGAGTCAAAACTACTCATTCCTTGCATTAAAATAATCGGAAATTTGGCTCAAAATTTATGTGCGGAAGGTACCAGAATGATAGGCCCCCTTGTAGATTTACTTGACAGAGGAGAAGCCGAGGTTGATAGTGAAGCTTGTGCCACTCTCGCCAAGTTTATTTGCCCCGAAAATCAGCTACACCAGCATTACTCTAAGTTAATCATCAGTGCTGGAGGAGTGCAGCACCTGGTTCAGCTGGTGTACTTTGGAGATCAGAAGGTTGTTGAAAGACGTGCATTGACAGTGCTGTGCCACATCGCATTGCATGTTCCAGACAGCAAAGATATTGCGGAGGTGAACTTACTCGCCGTGCTGAAATGGGCGGCAAGCAATGTCCGGTTACTGCAAGATGAATGCTCATTGTTAGTAGAGGCCGAAAGGCAGTTGTTACTCTATCAATCTTCAAGACACCattga
- the LOC140886571 gene encoding ferredoxin--NADP reductase, leaf-type isozyme, chloroplastic, producing the protein MAAAVSAAVSLPSSKSSSLSARTSIVTTERINFNKVPLYYRNASSGAPVVLIKAQVTADSPAKAEKVSKKQEEGVIVNKFKPKDPYTGKCLLNTKITADDAPGETWHMVFSTEGEIPYREGQSIGVIADGVDKNGKPHKLRLYSIASSALGDFGDSKTVSLCVKRLVYTNDQGEIVKGVCSNFLCDLQPGAGVKITGPVGKEMLMPKDPNANVIMLATGTGIAPFRSFLWKMFFEKYDDYKFNGLAWLFLGVPTSSSLLYKEEFAKMKEKAPENFRVDYAVSREQANAKGEKMYIQTRMAEYAEELWELLKKDNTYVYMCGLKGMEKGIDDIMISLAAKDGIDWIDYKKQLKRSEQWNVEVY; encoded by the exons ATGGCTGCTGCAGTCAGTGCTGCAGTATCTCTCCCTTCCTCCAAGTCGTCTTCTCTTTCTGCCAGAACATCCATTGTTACCACAGAAAGAATTAATTTCAACAAG GTTCCTTTATACTACAGGAATGCGTCATCAGGTGCTCCAGTGGTGCTCATCAAAGCTCAAGTTACCGCAGACTCGCCTGCCAAGGCAGAGAAGGTTTCAAAGAAACAGGAAGAAGGGGTGATAGTAAACAAGTTCAAGCCTAAGGATCCATACACTGGCAAGTGCCTTCTTAACACCAAGATCACAGCGGACGACGCTCCCGGTGAAACGTGGCACATGGTTTTCAGCACCGAGG GGGAGATACCTTACAGAGAAGGACAGTCAATTGGGGTGATTGCAGATGGGGTAGACAAGAACGGGAAGCCTCACAAGCTACGGCTGTACTCGATAGCAAGCAGTGCCCTTGGCGACTTTGGAGATTCCAAGACT GTTTCTCTGTGTGTTAAAAGGCTCGTCTACACCAATGACCAAGGGGAAATTGTCAAAGGCGTTTGCTCAAACTTCTTGT GCGACTTGCAACCAGGAGCTGGAGTGAAAATAACTGGACCTGTAGGCAAAGAGATGCTCATGCCAAAAGACCCCAATGCGAACGTCATAATG CTTGCCACTGGGACTGGGATTGCTCCCTTTCGTAGTTTCTTATGGAAAATGTTCTTCGAGAAGTATGATGACTACAAG TTCAATGGATTAGCATGGCTTTTCTTGGGAGTTCCTACGAGCAGCTCATTACTCTACAAAGAG GAATTCGCGAAAATGAAGGAGAAAGCCCCTGAAAACTTTAGGGTGGACTATGCAGTTAGCAGAGAGCAGGCAAACGCTAAGGGGGAGAAGATGTACATCCAAACTCGAATGGCTGAATATGCAGAAGAGCTATGGGAACTGCTCAAGAAAGATAACACCTACGTCTACATGTGCGGGCTGAAGGGAATGGAGAAGGGAATTGATGACATAATGATATCCTTGGCTGCTAAAGACG GTATTGATTGGATAGATTACAAGAAGCAGTTGAAGAGATCGGAACAATGGAACGTGGAAGTGTACTGA